One Terriglobales bacterium DNA segment encodes these proteins:
- the treS gene encoding maltose alpha-D-glucosyltransferase, protein MNLRSNPTWYKDAIIYEVHVRAFYDSVTDGIGDFIGLSQKLDYLEDLGVTAIWLLPFCPSPLKDDGYDIADYNDIHPSYGTLGDFQKFLKEAHRRGIRVITELVLNHTSDQHVWFQRSRRAAPGSRWRNFYVWSDTPELYKETRIIFKDFETSNWTWDPVAKAYYWHRFYSHQPDLNWDNPEVRDAMFAAMDFWLDMGVDGLRLDAVPYLIEREGTNCENLPETHRVLRELRTHVDKKYTGRMLLAEANQWPEDSVAYFGTGDECHMAFHFPVMPRLFMALRMEDRYPIIDILRLTPSIPENCQWAMFLRNHDELTLEMVTDEERDYMYRSYAHDRQMRINLGIRRRLAPLLENDRRKIELMNGLLFALPGTPVIYYGDEIGMGDNVYLGDRNGVRTPMQWSADRNAGFSRANPQRLYLPVNIDPQYHYEAINVEAQQNNPHSLLWWMKRMIAQRKQFAAFGRGSLEFLHPSNNKVLAFIRQFEDEKILVVANLSRFAQSVELDLSRHAGLVPVEVFGRSRFPVTSDQPYFLSLGPNAFHWFHMQPKEVSLESLAVGSKDEVPTLVAEATEDVFSYSAWTGVVRLLPRLLPKRSWFLGRNRHIREVSLKDVIPVGGSRGYLLLTDIEYTDGDPDTYLVALSLVSGEKADTLLRDNREAVLAKVAGMSAETTVLYGAVFDTDFSNSLLGAMVKRRRFKSDNGELKAGHTRAFRKAWGRKRSDLAPHRIPTDQPNSYIRFGEDFTLKLYRRLEPGPNPDREIMEFLTEHTDFCNMPRALGFLEYQEAFDEGAQATTLGLLTSFARNGTNGWDYMLDHLGLYFERALTIPADDSRLREMNPSVDLLTAASMPVPVIMRDLLGTRLDTIGQLGKRTAELHSALSSKPEIPEFTPEPFTDFYRHGLYHGMLGQIGRTFDALRVRHKSLTGALRDDVNELLGRESDVRRHLQDLRDERISCSRIRIHGDFHLRHLQFTGNDVLIMDFDGEATRPMSERRIKRSALRDVASMIRSFHYISYAVLYGQVPGIVVAYDRLPTLQQWANAWRTWMSAIFLKSYLENAGNAEYLPASDKERRILIRSYLIEKCLIEVTHELEYRPDWLRIPVRGIVDQLQRMSGETSPGAKQS, encoded by the coding sequence GACTCTGGGCGACTTCCAGAAATTCCTGAAAGAAGCGCACCGACGTGGCATTCGCGTCATTACCGAGTTGGTGCTGAACCACACTTCCGACCAGCACGTCTGGTTTCAGCGTTCGCGCCGTGCCGCGCCCGGGAGTCGCTGGCGCAACTTCTACGTATGGAGCGATACGCCAGAGCTCTACAAGGAAACACGCATCATCTTCAAGGATTTCGAAACCTCCAACTGGACGTGGGACCCGGTCGCAAAGGCCTACTACTGGCACCGGTTCTACTCGCATCAGCCCGATTTGAACTGGGACAACCCGGAGGTTCGCGACGCGATGTTCGCTGCCATGGACTTTTGGCTCGATATGGGCGTCGACGGGTTACGCCTTGATGCGGTTCCGTACCTGATCGAGCGCGAGGGGACAAATTGCGAGAATCTGCCGGAAACGCACCGGGTACTACGGGAATTGCGGACGCACGTCGATAAGAAGTACACCGGCCGAATGCTACTGGCCGAAGCCAACCAGTGGCCGGAAGATTCCGTCGCTTATTTTGGGACCGGCGACGAATGCCATATGGCATTCCATTTTCCCGTCATGCCGCGCCTGTTTATGGCGCTGCGGATGGAAGATCGCTATCCGATCATCGACATCCTCCGGCTTACGCCTTCTATTCCTGAGAATTGCCAGTGGGCGATGTTCCTTCGAAACCACGACGAGTTGACGCTCGAAATGGTCACGGACGAAGAGCGCGACTATATGTACCGGAGCTATGCCCACGATCGCCAGATGCGAATCAATCTAGGAATCCGGCGGCGACTGGCTCCACTGCTCGAAAACGACCGCCGTAAGATCGAGTTGATGAACGGATTATTGTTCGCTCTTCCAGGAACGCCTGTCATTTACTACGGCGATGAAATTGGGATGGGGGATAACGTTTATCTTGGCGATCGCAATGGTGTCCGTACGCCAATGCAATGGAGCGCCGACCGTAATGCAGGATTCTCACGTGCGAATCCGCAACGTTTATACCTGCCGGTCAACATCGACCCGCAATACCATTACGAGGCCATCAACGTAGAGGCGCAGCAAAACAATCCCCACTCGCTGCTCTGGTGGATGAAGCGCATGATTGCGCAGCGCAAGCAGTTTGCGGCGTTCGGGCGGGGCTCGCTGGAGTTTCTGCACCCCAGCAATAACAAGGTCTTGGCGTTTATCCGGCAGTTTGAAGACGAGAAGATTCTGGTCGTCGCAAACTTGTCCCGGTTCGCCCAGAGCGTAGAACTGGACCTTTCGCGGCACGCCGGTCTGGTACCGGTAGAGGTTTTCGGACGTAGCAGGTTTCCCGTTACCTCCGACCAGCCGTATTTCCTTTCTCTGGGGCCGAACGCCTTCCATTGGTTTCACATGCAGCCGAAAGAAGTGAGCCTGGAGTCGCTCGCGGTTGGTTCCAAGGATGAAGTCCCCACGCTTGTGGCTGAAGCAACTGAGGACGTATTTTCCTACTCCGCCTGGACGGGCGTGGTCCGTCTGCTGCCGAGACTACTTCCGAAGCGTTCCTGGTTTCTCGGCCGCAACCGGCACATTCGTGAAGTTTCATTGAAGGATGTAATCCCAGTCGGTGGGTCACGAGGGTATCTACTCTTAACGGACATCGAGTACACCGACGGGGATCCGGATACATATCTGGTGGCGCTGTCGCTCGTCTCTGGCGAGAAAGCCGACACGCTCCTGCGGGACAATCGAGAAGCAGTGCTGGCAAAAGTTGCCGGCATGTCGGCCGAAACGACCGTTCTTTACGGTGCGGTATTCGATACCGATTTCAGTAATTCGCTTCTTGGTGCAATGGTAAAGCGCCGCCGTTTCAAGAGCGATAATGGCGAGTTGAAAGCCGGCCATACGCGCGCGTTTCGCAAGGCATGGGGGCGGAAACGCTCTGACCTTGCCCCTCATCGCATTCCCACCGATCAGCCGAACTCTTACATCCGGTTCGGAGAAGATTTCACGCTCAAGCTCTACCGTCGGCTGGAGCCGGGACCGAATCCTGATCGCGAAATCATGGAGTTCCTCACGGAGCATACCGACTTCTGCAATATGCCGAGAGCCCTCGGCTTCCTCGAATACCAAGAGGCATTTGACGAGGGAGCTCAAGCCACAACCCTTGGTCTGTTGACTTCTTTCGCTAGAAACGGGACGAACGGTTGGGACTACATGCTCGATCACCTCGGCCTATATTTCGAACGTGCGCTGACGATACCTGCCGACGATTCGAGATTACGGGAAATGAATCCGTCGGTTGACTTGCTAACGGCCGCTTCTATGCCCGTCCCGGTTATCATGCGCGACCTGCTGGGGACGCGGCTCGATACGATCGGCCAACTCGGTAAGCGAACAGCGGAACTACATTCAGCGCTTTCCAGCAAGCCGGAAATCCCGGAGTTTACTCCAGAACCGTTCACCGACTTCTATCGGCACGGCCTTTATCACGGCATGCTCGGCCAGATTGGGCGAACGTTTGACGCGTTGCGGGTCCGCCATAAAAGCCTGACGGGCGCTCTGAGGGACGATGTCAACGAATTGCTCGGGCGCGAGTCGGACGTGCGCCGCCATTTGCAGGATCTGCGTGATGAGCGAATCTCGTGCAGCCGCATTCGCATTCACGGCGATTTCCATCTGCGCCATCTGCAGTTCACGGGTAATGATGTGCTCATCATGGATTTCGACGGTGAAGCCACGCGTCCGATGAGTGAACGTCGAATCAAACGTTCTGCCCTGCGAGATGTAGCTTCGATGATCCGCTCGTTCCACTACATCTCTTACGCGGTGCTGTATGGACAGGTGCCGGGTATCGTGGTCGCTTACGATCGCTTGCCGACACTTCAGCAGTGGGCCAATGCGTGGCGAACCTGGATGAGCGCTATTTTCCTGAAATCCTATCTGGAAAATGCCGGAAATGCCGAGTACCTTCCGGCGTCGGACAAAGAACGCAGAATTCTAATACGGTCGTACCTGATCGAGAAATGCTTGATTGAAGTTACTCACGAATTGGAGTACCGGCCCGACTGGCTACGAATCCCGGTGCGAGGGATCGTAGACCAGCTTCAAAGGATGTCCGGCGAGACTTCTCCCGGTGCGAAGCAATCCTAG